One Primulina huaijiensis isolate GDHJ02 chromosome 5, ASM1229523v2, whole genome shotgun sequence DNA segment encodes these proteins:
- the LOC140977839 gene encoding calcium uptake protein, mitochondrial-like, with product MHSLASLFRKNTPQAPYLAARSLRSPTDFRKSNNPILNSSASGNGGRSYCSCSNEIESSSSFFRSLLRSVCSGVVVVGSGLGLFYCSSLICSADSIVSHADSGTQMKEQEKKGGFLFKDAYRRKVFFKYEKRIRTRSPPEKVFEYFASFRTPSGEVYMTPVDLMRAVVPVFPPSEAPSVRVGNLSGEWTTSDLHFAPSEFFMLFDTNNDGLISFPEYIFFVTLLSIPESSFSVAFKMFDLDNDGGIDKQEFQKVMNLMRTQNRQGANHRDGMRIGLKVSGSVEDGGLLEYFFGKDGNGRLEHQKFVQFFRELHDEILRLEFSHYDFKSQGTISAKDFALSMVASADMRYVDKFLDRVDELSNEQSLRDVRITFEEFKRFSELRKRLEPFSIALFSYGKVNGLLSKRDFKRAADQVCGINLKEKVVDLIFFMFDTNRDGNLSSDEFLRVLERRENDISQPRESGFAGLISCWLDCTKNRSSKKMF from the exons ATGCATTCTTTGGCATCGCTGTTTAGAAAAAACACTCCACAGGCTCCATATTTGGCAGCTCGAAGCCTGAGATCTCCTACAGATTTCAGAAAATCAAACAACCCAATCTTGAATTCATCAGCATCGGGAAATGGTGGGAGGAGTTATTGTTCTTGCAGTAATGAGATTGAGTCATCTTCGTCGTTTTTCAGGTCACTTTTGAGATCAGTTTGCTCCGGGGTGGTGGTTGTTGGATCGGGTCTCGGCCTTTTCTATTGTTCTTCATTAATCTGTAGTGCAGATTCGATAGTCTCGCATGCAGATTCCGGAACCCAAATGAAGGAGCAAGAAAAAAAAGGTGGCTTCCTATTCAAAG ATGCATACAGGAGAAAAGTTTTCTTCAAGTACGAGAAACGCATAAGAACACGAAGCCCTCCCGAAAAG GTGTTTGAATACTTTGCATCATTTCGAACACCGTCGGGAGAAGTATATATGACACCAGTAGACTTGATGAGAGCAGTGGTTCCAGTATTCCCTCCATCTGAAGCACCTAGTGTCAGAGTCGGAAACCTCTCAGGGGAGTGGACGACTAGCGATTTACACTTCGCTCCTTcagaattttttatgttattcgATACCAACAACGATGGGCTTATTTCATTTCCAGA GTATATATTTTTCGTCACACTATTGAGCATCCCAGAGTCGAGCTTTTCTGTCGCGTTTAAAATGTTTGATCTTGATAACGACGG TGGTATAGACAAACAAGAATTTCAAAAGGTGATGAACCTGATGCGTACTCAAAATAGACAAGGGGCTAACCACAGAGATGGGATGAGGATTGGATTAAAAGTTTCTGGTTCTGTGGAGGATGGAGGTCTCCTCGAGTACTTCTTTGGAAAAGACGGTAATGGGCGCCTTGAACACCAGAAATTTGTTCAGTTTTTCAGAGAATTGCATGACGAA ATACTGAGATTGGAGTTTTCGCATTATGATTTTAAGTCGCAAGGAACTATCTCTGCGAAAGACTTTGCCTTATCAATGGTTGCTTCTGCTGATATGAGATACGTAGACAAGTTTCTGGATCGAGTTGATGAACTTAGCAACGAGCAATCTCTAAGAGATGTGCGTATCACATTTGAAGAATTTAAGAGATTTTCCGAGCTCCGGAAAAGATTGGAGCCATTCTCCATAGCCCTCTTCAGTTATGGCAAAGTAAATGGACTGTTGTCAAAGCGAGATTTTAAAAGAGCTGCTGATCAG GTTTGTGGGATCAATCTCAAAGAGAAGGTGGTTGACctgatattttttatgtttgacACAAATCGCGATGGGAACTTAAGCTCGGATGAGTTTTTGAGGGTGTTGGAGAGGCGAGAAAACGACATTTCCCAGCCACGAGAGTCGGGCTTTGCTGGTTTGATATCATGCTGGTTGGATTGCACAAAGAATCGCTCTTCCAAGAAAATGTTCTAA